A genomic window from Actinomycetota bacterium includes:
- the fdhF gene encoding formate dehydrogenase subunit alpha — translation MGDNDKRLDWRLVPSTCVYCGTGCGVLLEVTGDRLTGTLPQKDHPVSRGALCIKGWSVHEFVHSERRLTVPMVRNQDGVLVETDWDTALAAVADGLKAAKDKGGPDAVGFFASARCTNEENYLLQKLARAVVGTNNVDHCARLUHSPTVAGLATAFGSGAMTNSIAELEDAEVILIVGSNTTEQHPIIGERILAAARKGAKLIVIDPRAIHLSGFAEVFLRPRPGSEAAYLNGLANVIISEGLEDRDFIAARTEGFEEMKKAVAEFTPQKVEEISGIPAEDLVAAARIYAGAERASIVYCMGITQHSTGTDNVLTLANLALLTGNIGKPGTGVNPLRGQNNVQGACDMGGLPNVYTGYQRVDSEDAASKFEAAWGVEGLSRQPGLTITEMTGKAAHGELHALFIMGENPMVSDPDINHVREALGKLDFLVLADIMENETMEFAHVVLPAASFAEKDGTISNTERRVQRIRKAVEPVGDSRADWEIVCGIARAMGASGFDFASPEEVFEEIRKVTPPYAGITYQRLGTHGLQWPVPSEDHPGTPILHTESFPIGKGRLSAVQFREPAEMPDADYPMVLTTGRLLFHYHTGTMTRRSPSLVQEIDRAFVEVNPVDASELGIREGDRVKVSSRRGSVEVDAKVTDKVGKGVIFMPFHFAEAAANLLTNSALDPVSKIPELKVCAARLEK, via the coding sequence ATGGGCGATAACGATAAGCGACTTGACTGGCGGCTCGTCCCCTCGACCTGCGTGTATTGCGGCACGGGCTGTGGCGTGCTGCTCGAGGTCACTGGGGACCGCCTAACCGGCACCCTGCCCCAGAAGGACCACCCCGTCTCCCGGGGCGCCCTGTGCATCAAGGGCTGGTCGGTGCACGAGTTCGTGCACTCGGAGCGGCGCCTCACCGTGCCCATGGTGCGCAACCAGGACGGCGTGCTGGTGGAAACGGACTGGGACACCGCCCTGGCGGCGGTGGCGGACGGCCTGAAGGCGGCGAAGGACAAGGGAGGTCCCGACGCCGTGGGCTTCTTCGCCTCGGCCCGCTGCACCAACGAGGAGAACTACCTGCTGCAGAAACTGGCCCGCGCGGTGGTCGGCACCAACAACGTAGACCACTGCGCCCGGTTATGACACAGCCCCACCGTCGCCGGTCTGGCGACAGCTTTCGGGAGCGGGGCCATGACCAACTCCATCGCCGAGCTGGAGGACGCGGAGGTGATCCTCATCGTCGGCTCCAACACCACCGAGCAGCACCCCATCATCGGCGAAAGGATCCTGGCGGCGGCGCGCAAGGGCGCCAAGCTCATCGTCATCGACCCGCGCGCCATCCACCTCTCGGGCTTCGCCGAGGTCTTCCTGCGGCCGCGCCCGGGCAGCGAGGCGGCCTACCTCAACGGCCTGGCCAACGTGATCATCTCCGAGGGCCTGGAGGACAGGGATTTCATCGCTGCGCGCACCGAGGGATTCGAGGAGATGAAGAAGGCGGTGGCGGAGTTCACCCCCCAGAAAGTGGAGGAGATAAGCGGCATACCGGCGGAGGACCTGGTGGCGGCGGCGCGCATCTATGCCGGGGCGGAACGAGCCTCCATCGTCTACTGCATGGGCATCACCCAGCACTCCACCGGCACCGACAACGTGCTCACCCTGGCCAACCTGGCCCTGCTCACCGGGAACATCGGCAAGCCCGGGACGGGGGTCAACCCCCTGCGCGGGCAGAACAACGTGCAGGGCGCCTGCGACATGGGAGGCCTGCCCAACGTCTACACCGGCTACCAGCGGGTGGACTCGGAGGACGCCGCGAGTAAGTTCGAGGCGGCCTGGGGGGTGGAGGGGCTGTCACGTCAGCCCGGTCTCACCATCACCGAGATGACGGGCAAGGCGGCCCATGGCGAGCTGCACGCCCTCTTCATCATGGGGGAGAACCCCATGGTCTCGGACCCGGATATTAACCACGTGCGCGAGGCCCTGGGCAAGCTGGACTTCCTGGTGCTGGCGGACATCATGGAGAACGAAACCATGGAGTTCGCCCACGTGGTGCTGCCCGCTGCCTCCTTCGCCGAGAAGGACGGTACCATCTCCAACACCGAGCGAAGGGTGCAGAGGATACGCAAGGCCGTGGAGCCGGTGGGGGACTCCCGGGCGGACTGGGAGATAGTGTGCGGGATAGCGCGGGCCATGGGAGCTTCGGGTTTCGATTTCGCTTCTCCCGAAGAGGTCTTCGAGGAGATCAGGAAGGTCACCCCCCCTTACGCCGGCATCACCTACCAGCGCCTGGGCACGCACGGGTTGCAGTGGCCGGTGCCGTCTGAGGACCATCCCGGCACGCCCATACTGCATACCGAGAGCTTCCCCATCGGTAAAGGCAGGCTTAGCGCGGTGCAGTTCCGCGAGCCGGCCGAGATGCCGGACGCGGACTACCCGATGGTGCTCACCACCGGGAGGCTGCTCTTCCATTATCATACCGGGACCATGACCCGGCGCTCGCCTTCCCTGGTGCAGGAGATCGACCGCGCTTTTGTGGAGGTCAACCCGGTGGATGCGTCTGAGCTGGGGATAAGGGAGGGCGACCGCGTGAAGGTGTCCTCGCGCCGCGGCAGCGTGGAAGTGGACGCGAAGGTGACCGACAAGGTGGGCAAGGGCGTCATCTTCATGCCCTTCCACTTCGCCGAAGCGGCGGCCAACCTGCTTACCAACAGTGCCCTCGACCCCGTCTCCAAGATCCCGGAGCTCAAGGTCTGCGCCGCCCGCCTGGAGAAATAA
- a CDS encoding 4Fe-4S binding protein, whose amino-acid sequence MSDLKAIVKEKVGKDADAFLCLKNEEGTVLPVLITDTDSPDLELVEVGDSRYPLGKILIDLQREYPDRRFAVLVRGCDERALIELSKLEQVDLERLVMVGVACSAEEAERCGCPRPYPGEIALGDKVEAAPGRKVIDEVESLADAERMRWWREQFSRCIKCYGCRNICPMCFCKDCALEDPHLVEPGVIPPEFPSFHIIRALDMTGRCIDCGLCEEACPADIPLRSLYRKMQDIMEDKLEYRAGESAGDRNPLSFLGTEQDIEKLEE is encoded by the coding sequence ATGAGCGACCTCAAGGCCATCGTCAAAGAGAAGGTGGGAAAGGACGCGGACGCCTTTCTCTGCCTGAAGAACGAGGAGGGGACGGTGCTGCCGGTGCTCATCACCGACACCGACTCACCCGACCTGGAGCTGGTGGAGGTGGGGGACTCACGTTACCCCCTGGGAAAGATCCTCATCGACCTGCAGCGGGAGTACCCGGACAGGAGGTTCGCGGTGCTGGTGCGGGGCTGCGACGAGCGGGCCCTCATCGAGCTGTCCAAGCTGGAGCAGGTGGACCTGGAGCGCCTGGTCATGGTCGGGGTGGCCTGCAGCGCCGAGGAGGCCGAGAGGTGCGGTTGCCCGCGCCCCTATCCCGGGGAGATAGCCCTGGGGGACAAGGTGGAGGCGGCGCCGGGGCGCAAGGTCATCGACGAGGTGGAGTCCCTGGCGGACGCGGAGAGGATGCGGTGGTGGAGAGAGCAGTTCTCGCGCTGTATCAAGTGCTACGGCTGCCGCAATATCTGCCCCATGTGCTTCTGCAAGGACTGCGCCCTGGAGGACCCCCACCTGGTGGAGCCGGGGGTCATCCCGCCGGAGTTCCCGTCTTTCCATATCATACGGGCGCTGGACATGACCGGCAGGTGCATCGACTGCGGCCTGTGCGAGGAGGCCTGCCCCGCGGACATCCCCCTGCGCAGCCTCTATCGCAAGATGCAGGACATCATGGAGGACAAGCTGGAATACCGGGCCGGGGAGAGCGCCGGCGACAGGAACCCCCTGAGTTTTCTGGGCACGGAACAAGATATCGAGAAGCTGGAGGAGTAG
- a CDS encoding hydrogenase iron-sulfur subunit → MAEDVKKSGDEEVRILAFLCNWCSYAGADLAGVSRFQYPANVLDVRVMCTGTISPYFVIKAFQEGMDGVLIAGCHIGDCHYLKGNYMTAKRFGVLRDALKFLGLEEGRLRLEWVSAAEGEKYAGVIRSFTEEVKALGPSPLRKAKAGVGA, encoded by the coding sequence ATGGCTGAAGACGTGAAGAAAAGCGGCGATGAGGAAGTGCGAATCCTGGCCTTCCTCTGCAACTGGTGCTCCTACGCCGGGGCGGACCTGGCGGGGGTGTCGCGCTTCCAGTACCCGGCCAACGTCCTGGACGTTAGGGTGATGTGCACCGGCACCATCTCGCCCTATTTCGTCATCAAGGCCTTTCAGGAGGGCATGGACGGCGTGCTCATCGCCGGGTGCCACATCGGCGACTGCCACTACCTCAAGGGCAACTACATGACCGCCAAGCGCTTCGGGGTTCTGCGCGACGCCCTCAAGTTCCTGGGCCTGGAGGAGGGGCGGCTGCGCCTGGAGTGGGTGTCGGCGGCGGAGGGCGAGAAGTACGCAGGCGTCATCCGCTCATTCACCGAGGAGGTCAAGGCCCTGGGGCCCTCGCCCCTGCGCAAGGCCAAGGCGGGGGTGGGAGCATGA
- a CDS encoding CoB--CoM heterodisulfide reductase iron-sulfur subunit A family protein, which translates to MAERKSNPNQDGVEGKAAKKKAAPAKDASLPEKEIPPKKAPRAKKTAAGGGTRKKDTAITKTGADKDKRDTAVKKKDGRPVGAVMVVGGGVGGIQASLELANLGYKVYLTDSSPSVGGVMGMLDKTFPTNECSMCILSPKMVEVASNQNIEVITLADVLSVEGEPGDLRVRLRIRPRYVDTDKCTGCGDCTAKCPVKIPDPYNAGLSTTRCIRVPFPQAVPGAAVIDPEVCRWLTREKCGNCVKVCQAGAIDFEQVEREEVIAVGMVIAAPGYKPFDAALKTEYGYGVHSNVVTSLEFERILGANGPTQGHVVRPSDGEEVKKLAFVQCVGSRDTTVKSGYCSSVCCMYATKQALIAKEHLRSIEPTIFFIDMRAYGKDFEKYYTAAESRHGVRYVRGLISGIREKQRTKNLLLRYADEKGCTQEEEFDLVVLSIGLQAPCGLKEGLGLDVNGYGFATADPFLPVLSSRPGILVCGAAQEPKDIPDTVVQATAAAGIASQALHGGRNTLLTSSEHPTEKDVAGEEPRVGAIICRCGSNIGGFLDVPEVVEYAKQLPGVVFAEERLYACSQDAQEWIRQVVEENGLNRLVVASCTPRTHQPLFRETLQSAGVNKYLFEMANIREHCSWVHMQEPENATRKAQYLVKMAVEKARRLEPLAEGESPVIPRGLVIGGGVAGMNAALNLARSGFPVWLVEKEGELGGLARNIHFDYKGGDVRAYLEQLIRDVEAEELITVLTGHEVVDVGGFVGQFKTLVRDGEGREALLEHGTVILATGGGQYQPTEYIYGEDARVLTQWELERRIAEKDPTLAELKRVVMVQCVGSREEERPYCSKVCCTEAVKNALALKELNPRAEIFVLYRDIRTYGFREDVYREAREAGVTFLRFDDDVRPDVRDVSGTLQVRVADANLGGETVVLNTDLVALSVGVTANPDNAVLAPMLKVPRNAEGFFLEAHMKLRPVDFATDGVFVCGLAHAPKSIEESVSQAAAAAARAESILCKDRIVTEGVVAVVDADRCSGCGICVQLCPFEAVTYDEERKVAAVNSSLCKGCGTCTAACTAGASRLQGFRSDQILEQIEAAASAWRD; encoded by the coding sequence ATGGCTGAGAGGAAGAGCAACCCCAACCAGGACGGCGTAGAGGGGAAGGCAGCGAAGAAAAAGGCGGCCCCGGCCAAGGATGCGTCCCTACCGGAGAAGGAGATCCCTCCGAAGAAAGCTCCGCGGGCGAAGAAGACCGCGGCTGGCGGGGGGACCAGAAAGAAAGATACGGCCATCACAAAGACGGGTGCCGACAAAGATAAGAGAGATACCGCCGTCAAGAAAAAGGATGGCCGGCCGGTCGGGGCGGTCATGGTCGTGGGCGGCGGCGTGGGCGGCATCCAGGCCTCCCTGGAGCTGGCCAACCTGGGCTACAAGGTCTACCTCACCGACTCCAGCCCCTCGGTGGGCGGGGTCATGGGCATGCTGGACAAGACCTTTCCCACCAACGAGTGCTCCATGTGCATCCTCTCGCCCAAGATGGTGGAGGTGGCCTCCAACCAGAACATCGAGGTCATCACCCTGGCCGACGTGCTCTCCGTGGAGGGGGAGCCGGGCGACCTGCGGGTGCGGCTGCGCATCCGTCCGCGCTACGTGGACACGGACAAGTGCACCGGCTGCGGCGACTGCACCGCCAAGTGCCCGGTGAAGATACCCGACCCCTACAACGCCGGCCTTTCCACCACGCGCTGCATCCGCGTGCCCTTTCCCCAGGCGGTGCCGGGGGCGGCGGTCATCGACCCCGAGGTGTGCCGCTGGCTCACCCGGGAGAAGTGCGGCAACTGCGTCAAGGTGTGCCAGGCGGGCGCCATCGACTTCGAGCAGGTGGAGAGGGAAGAGGTCATCGCGGTGGGCATGGTCATCGCCGCCCCCGGCTACAAGCCCTTCGACGCCGCGCTCAAGACCGAGTACGGCTACGGCGTGCACTCCAACGTGGTGACCTCCCTGGAGTTCGAGCGCATCCTGGGCGCCAACGGACCCACCCAGGGCCACGTGGTACGCCCCTCCGACGGCGAGGAGGTGAAGAAACTCGCCTTCGTGCAGTGCGTGGGCTCGCGCGACACCACCGTGAAGAGCGGCTACTGCTCCAGCGTATGCTGTATGTACGCCACCAAGCAGGCCCTCATCGCCAAGGAGCACCTGCGCTCCATCGAGCCCACCATCTTCTTCATCGACATGCGCGCCTACGGCAAGGACTTCGAGAAATATTACACCGCGGCGGAATCGCGCCACGGCGTGCGCTACGTGCGCGGACTCATCTCCGGCATCCGCGAGAAGCAGCGAACTAAGAACCTGCTTCTGCGCTACGCGGACGAGAAGGGCTGCACCCAGGAGGAGGAGTTCGACCTGGTGGTGCTGTCCATCGGGCTGCAGGCCCCCTGCGGACTCAAGGAAGGGCTGGGGCTGGACGTGAACGGCTACGGTTTCGCGACTGCCGACCCATTCCTGCCCGTGCTGTCGTCGCGGCCGGGGATCCTGGTCTGCGGCGCGGCCCAGGAGCCCAAGGACATACCGGACACGGTGGTGCAGGCCACGGCGGCCGCGGGCATCGCCTCGCAGGCGCTGCATGGGGGCCGCAACACCCTGCTCACCTCGAGTGAGCACCCGACCGAGAAAGACGTGGCCGGCGAGGAGCCCCGCGTGGGCGCCATCATCTGCCGCTGCGGCTCGAACATCGGCGGCTTCCTGGACGTGCCCGAGGTGGTTGAATACGCAAAACAGCTCCCCGGGGTGGTCTTCGCGGAGGAGCGCCTCTACGCCTGCTCCCAGGACGCCCAGGAGTGGATACGCCAGGTGGTGGAGGAGAACGGCCTCAACCGCCTGGTGGTGGCGTCCTGCACCCCCCGCACTCACCAGCCGCTCTTCCGCGAGACCCTTCAGTCGGCGGGGGTGAACAAGTACCTCTTCGAGATGGCCAACATCCGCGAGCACTGCTCCTGGGTGCACATGCAGGAGCCCGAGAACGCCACGCGCAAGGCGCAGTACCTGGTGAAGATGGCGGTGGAGAAGGCGCGGCGCCTGGAGCCCCTGGCCGAGGGCGAGAGCCCGGTAATCCCGCGTGGCCTGGTCATCGGGGGTGGCGTGGCGGGCATGAACGCGGCGCTCAACCTGGCCCGCTCCGGCTTCCCGGTGTGGCTGGTTGAGAAGGAGGGCGAGCTGGGGGGCCTGGCGCGCAACATCCACTTCGACTACAAGGGCGGGGACGTGCGGGCTTACCTGGAGCAGCTGATAAGAGACGTTGAGGCCGAGGAGCTGATCACCGTGCTAACCGGCCACGAGGTCGTGGACGTGGGCGGTTTCGTGGGGCAGTTCAAGACCCTGGTGCGAGACGGCGAAGGACGGGAGGCCCTGCTGGAGCACGGCACGGTCATCCTGGCCACCGGCGGCGGGCAGTACCAGCCCACCGAATACATCTACGGTGAAGACGCACGCGTGCTCACCCAGTGGGAACTGGAGCGCCGCATCGCCGAGAAGGACCCCACCCTGGCTGAGCTGAAGCGCGTGGTCATGGTCCAGTGCGTGGGCTCCCGCGAGGAGGAGCGGCCGTACTGCTCCAAGGTCTGCTGCACCGAGGCGGTGAAAAACGCCCTGGCCTTGAAGGAGCTTAACCCGCGGGCGGAGATCTTCGTGCTCTACCGCGATATCCGCACCTACGGTTTCCGCGAGGACGTCTACCGCGAGGCGCGCGAGGCGGGCGTCACCTTCCTGCGCTTCGACGACGATGTGCGCCCCGACGTGCGCGACGTCTCCGGCACCCTGCAGGTGAGGGTGGCCGACGCTAACCTGGGCGGGGAGACGGTGGTGCTCAACACCGACCTGGTGGCGCTCTCCGTGGGCGTCACCGCCAACCCGGACAACGCGGTGCTGGCCCCCATGCTCAAGGTGCCGCGCAACGCCGAGGGCTTCTTCCTGGAAGCGCACATGAAGCTGCGTCCCGTGGACTTCGCCACCGACGGCGTGTTCGTGTGCGGCCTGGCCCACGCCCCCAAGTCCATCGAGGAGTCGGTCTCCCAGGCGGCGGCCGCGGCGGCGCGCGCCGAGTCCATCCTGTGCAAGGACAGGATCGTAACCGAGGGCGTGGTGGCGGTGGTGGACGCGGACAGGTGCTCGGGGTGCGGGATCTGCGTGCAGCTCTGCCCCTTCGAAGCGGTCACATACGACGAGGAGAGGAAGGTGGCGGCGGTGAATTCCTCCCTTTGCAAGGGCTGCGGCACCTGCACCGCCGCATGCACGGCGGGGGCCAGCCGACTGCAGGGTTTCCGTTCCGACCAGATACTCGAGCAGATCGAGGCGGCGGCGTCCGCCTGGCGGGACTGA
- a CDS encoding CoB--CoM heterodisulfide reductase iron-sulfur subunit B family protein — protein MKTYSYYPGCSQLSSAEEYGVSAYEVSEALGFRLETLEDWNCCGASSAHMTNHLLAVSLPGRDLAKAREKGGDLVVVCAACYHNLKKAQDDILNDEKLARRVEGIVGADPRFRGRIVHLLDVIAEEVGMEDLKERVRRPLEGLRPVSYYGCLMVRPRGMIANDDPDNPRLMDGLMTSLGAEVKNWSYKTDCCGGSLSLTRTDIVVTLVNRLFEAAEEAGANCIVVACPMCLANLEMRQREGRLAFKLEHDLPVFFFTEMLGLALGVPGAEEWFDRHLIDPHPLLYGAGLA, from the coding sequence ATGAAGACCTACAGCTATTACCCCGGATGCTCGCAACTCTCCTCGGCTGAGGAGTACGGCGTGTCGGCCTACGAGGTCTCCGAGGCCCTGGGCTTCCGCCTGGAGACCCTGGAGGACTGGAACTGCTGCGGGGCCTCGTCAGCCCACATGACCAACCACCTGCTCGCGGTCTCCCTGCCCGGGCGCGACCTGGCCAAGGCCAGGGAGAAGGGGGGCGACCTGGTGGTGGTCTGCGCCGCCTGTTACCACAACCTGAAGAAGGCGCAGGACGACATATTGAACGACGAGAAGCTGGCCCGCCGTGTGGAGGGCATCGTGGGGGCGGACCCCCGCTTCCGCGGGCGCATCGTCCACCTCCTGGACGTCATCGCCGAGGAGGTGGGAATGGAGGACCTCAAGGAGAGGGTGCGCCGCCCCCTGGAGGGCCTCAGGCCGGTATCCTACTACGGCTGCCTCATGGTGCGCCCCCGCGGCATGATAGCCAATGACGACCCCGACAACCCCCGCCTCATGGACGGACTCATGACATCCCTGGGCGCGGAGGTGAAGAACTGGTCCTACAAGACCGACTGCTGCGGCGGCAGCCTCTCCCTCACCCGCACCGACATCGTGGTGACCCTGGTCAACCGCCTCTTCGAGGCGGCGGAGGAGGCCGGCGCCAACTGCATCGTGGTAGCCTGTCCCATGTGCCTGGCCAACCTGGAGATGCGCCAGAGAGAGGGCAGGCTCGCCTTTAAGTTGGAGCACGACCTGCCGGTGTTCTTCTTCACCGAGATGCTGGGTCTGGCCCTGGGGGTCCCCGGCGCGGAGGAGTGGTTTGACCGGCACCTCATCGATCCCCACCCGCTCCTCTACGGCGCGGGCCTGGCCTAG
- a CDS encoding 4Fe-4S dicluster domain-containing protein has translation MINALSPTLEREVEERSGEKPRLCYQCGKCSTGCLFNFAMDILPHQVMKLVQYGQKERLLSSHTIWVCAACETCTARCPNDIDVAGVMDTLRAMALDEGVKPAERNIPLFHQCFLGNIQATGRISEPILMGAYKTFSGDLVSDIGLAVKMLAKGKIKLIPSLVKDRREIRRIFRESRS, from the coding sequence ATGATCAACGCCTTGAGCCCGACCCTGGAGAGGGAGGTCGAGGAGCGCAGCGGAGAGAAACCACGCCTCTGCTACCAGTGCGGGAAATGCAGCACCGGGTGCCTCTTCAACTTCGCCATGGACATCCTGCCCCACCAGGTGATGAAGCTGGTGCAGTACGGCCAGAAGGAACGCCTGCTCTCCAGCCACACCATCTGGGTCTGCGCCGCCTGCGAGACCTGCACCGCGCGCTGCCCCAACGACATCGATGTGGCCGGGGTAATGGACACCCTGCGCGCCATGGCCCTGGACGAGGGCGTAAAGCCGGCCGAGCGCAACATCCCCCTCTTCCACCAGTGCTTCCTGGGAAATATCCAGGCCACCGGCCGCATCAGCGAGCCCATCCTCATGGGCGCTTACAAGACCTTCTCCGGCGACCTGGTGAGCGATATCGGGCTTGCGGTGAAGATGCTCGCCAAGGGGAAGATCAAGCTCATCCCCAGCCTGGTGAAGGACCGCAGAGAGATAAGGCGCATCTTCAGGGAGTCGCGATCATGA
- a CDS encoding DUF3786 domain-containing protein, with translation MDRGGMDERRRQTLERAWDEISGLDLVRQAELGGFTCHVRANGGCLLRLPSFGGRIDIRMPEGEMEVPPHTDSLSLRVLALRYVKLSCGVPTSGEWIAYRDLPGGRFYAATLVPTVEQPLARIFGSRRESLEKAASSLGGTCADYGDEAFVFHAFPRVPLLLVLHWGDEEFPPDCRVLFDRCCSSYLNTDDLKVLATQLAACLMKAAGEEADTENLLWMVE, from the coding sequence ATGGACAGAGGGGGCATGGACGAGCGCCGCAGGCAGACCCTGGAGCGGGCCTGGGACGAGATCTCGGGTTTGGACCTGGTGCGCCAGGCGGAACTGGGAGGATTTACCTGCCATGTGCGCGCGAACGGCGGGTGCCTGCTGAGGCTGCCCTCATTCGGTGGCCGGATAGATATCCGCATGCCGGAGGGTGAGATGGAGGTGCCGCCGCATACGGATAGCCTCTCCCTGCGTGTGCTTGCCCTGCGTTACGTCAAGCTCTCGTGCGGCGTCCCCACGAGCGGGGAATGGATCGCCTACCGCGACCTTCCCGGGGGACGCTTCTACGCCGCAACCCTGGTCCCCACGGTTGAGCAGCCCCTGGCCCGAATCTTCGGCAGCCGCCGGGAATCCCTGGAAAAGGCTGCCAGCTCGCTGGGGGGGACCTGTGCGGACTACGGCGACGAGGCCTTCGTCTTCCATGCCTTTCCCCGCGTGCCCCTCCTGCTGGTCCTGCACTGGGGCGATGAGGAGTTCCCGCCCGACTGCAGGGTGCTCTTCGACCGCTGCTGTTCCAGCTACCTCAACACCGACGACCTCAAGGTGCTCGCCACCCAGCTCGCCGCCTGTCTCATGAAGGCCGCGGGGGAGGAGGCTGACACCGAAAATCTCCTCTGGATGGTGGAGTGA